Proteins encoded within one genomic window of Prauserella marina:
- a CDS encoding arginine deiminase, whose protein sequence is MDSEVGPLRTVLLHRPGNELKRLTPRNNDQLLFDSIPWVDRAQQEHDAFAGVLRERGVEVLLLADLLGSALDDPRAHAAGVHAAVDGKRLGTELTDALRSHLSGLGSLALAEVLMSGMTFEELPASEGASLVRKMNHPHDFAVDPLPNLLFTRDSSAWIGDRVAISSLAMPARRRETALLDIVYAYHPLFHGTARAYGAHSAPVEGGDVLLLGPGVLAVGVGERTTAAGAEALARSAFADGIAHTVLAVPIAQTRATMHLDTVCTMIGPDAVVMYPLARDSLVAYALSQRDDGALQVAGPEPFLSAAATAMGIERLNVIDTGLDPVTAEREQWDDGNNTLAVAPGVVIGYERNVETNARLEEAGIEVLRIAGSELGSGRGGPRCMSCPITREPVPY, encoded by the coding sequence GAGGTGGGGCCACTACGCACGGTTCTGTTGCACCGTCCCGGAAACGAGCTGAAGCGGCTGACTCCCCGCAACAACGACCAACTGTTGTTCGACTCGATCCCGTGGGTCGACAGGGCACAGCAGGAACACGACGCGTTCGCCGGGGTACTTCGCGAACGCGGCGTCGAAGTGTTGCTGCTCGCGGATTTGCTCGGCTCAGCCCTCGACGATCCGCGAGCACACGCGGCTGGCGTGCACGCCGCCGTCGACGGAAAGCGACTCGGCACCGAACTCACCGACGCCCTCCGCTCGCATCTTTCCGGCTTGGGCTCCCTCGCGCTGGCCGAGGTGCTGATGTCCGGGATGACCTTCGAGGAACTGCCCGCGAGCGAGGGTGCTTCCCTGGTACGAAAAATGAATCATCCACACGATTTCGCGGTCGACCCGCTCCCGAACCTGCTTTTCACGCGCGATTCGTCGGCCTGGATCGGTGACCGCGTCGCCATTTCCTCACTGGCGATGCCTGCCAGGCGAAGGGAAACCGCGCTGCTGGACATCGTGTACGCCTACCATCCCCTTTTCCATGGAACGGCCCGCGCCTACGGCGCGCATTCCGCACCGGTCGAGGGTGGCGACGTCCTGCTGCTGGGGCCCGGGGTGCTCGCGGTGGGGGTCGGCGAGCGAACGACGGCGGCCGGAGCGGAAGCGCTCGCGAGGTCCGCGTTCGCCGACGGGATCGCGCACACCGTGCTCGCGGTCCCGATCGCGCAGACACGCGCGACCATGCATCTCGACACCGTCTGCACGATGATCGGCCCCGACGCGGTCGTGATGTACCCACTGGCGAGGGATTCACTCGTCGCCTACGCGCTGAGTCAGCGCGACGACGGTGCGTTGCAGGTCGCAGGGCCGGAACCGTTCCTTTCGGCTGCCGCGACGGCCATGGGGATCGAGCGGCTCAACGTGATCGACACCGGCCTCGATCCGGTGACCGCGGAGCGGGAGCAGTGGGACGACGGCAACAACACTCTCGCCGTCGCACCCGGTGTCGTCATCGGCTACGAACGCAACGTGGAGACCAACGCGAGGCTTGAGGAGGCGGGCATCGAGGTACTCCGGATCGCGGGTTCGGAGCTCGGTTCAGGGCGGGGCGGGCCGCGCTGCATGTCCTGCCCGATCACCAGGGAACCGGTTCCATACTGA
- a CDS encoding ferritin, which produces MATSKKQPRSKFYELLQAQIHNEFNASQQYIALAVWFDNEDLPQLAKHFYKQSVEERNHAMALVQYMLDTSHHVEIPDSGSVRNDFADARQLVELALEQEKEVAADIRTLAKAARAEDDYTAEQFIQWFLKEQVEEISAMSTLLNIVDRANGNLFEVERFLHRESVGDGGDDVTMPPVAGGKL; this is translated from the coding sequence ATGGCCACCTCAAAGAAGCAACCGCGTTCAAAGTTCTACGAATTGCTACAGGCGCAGATCCACAACGAGTTCAACGCCTCGCAGCAGTACATCGCGCTTGCTGTCTGGTTCGACAACGAGGACCTTCCTCAACTGGCCAAGCACTTTTACAAGCAGTCTGTTGAGGAGCGGAACCACGCCATGGCGCTCGTCCAGTACATGTTGGACACCAGCCACCACGTCGAGATCCCGGACAGCGGCAGCGTTCGCAACGATTTCGCCGACGCTCGCCAACTGGTCGAACTGGCCCTTGAGCAGGAGAAGGAAGTCGCTGCCGACATCAGGACGCTGGCGAAAGCCGCCCGCGCGGAAGACGACTACACCGCCGAGCAGTTCATCCAGTGGTTCCTCAAGGAGCAGGTCGAGGAAATCTCCGCGATGTCGACTCTGCTGAACATCGTCGACAGGGCGAACGGCAACCTGTTCGAGGTCGAGCGGTTCCTGCACCGCGAGTCGGTAGGCGACGGCGGCGACGACGTCACGATGCCGCCGGTAGCGGGCGGAAAGCTGTAA